From one Bos indicus x Bos taurus breed Angus x Brahman F1 hybrid chromosome 7, Bos_hybrid_MaternalHap_v2.0, whole genome shotgun sequence genomic stretch:
- the LOC113895972 gene encoding olfactory receptor 7G1-like, with amino-acid sequence MEPRNQTDVSEFLLMSLTEDPELKITFFKLFLSMYLVTVLENLLIILAVISDSHLHTPMYYFLSHLSFTDICLSTTMIPKILVNIQAQNQSITYTGCITQICFVLTFVCWENFLLLVMAYDRYVAICHPLRYTVIMNPRLCLQLILLSLFISIADALLHGLMVLRLSFCTDLEIPLFFCEVVQVIKLACSDTLINNTLIYFVASLFAGVPLFGIIFSYIQIVSSILKMSSSGRKYKAFSTCGSHLSVVTLFYGTAFGVYISSAVTESSRKTAVASLMYTVVTPVMNPFIYSLRNKDMKGALRKLIGRVSSFL; translated from the coding sequence ATGGAACCAAGAAACCAAACCGATGTTTCAGAATTCCTTCTCATGAGCCTGACAGAAGACCCAGAACTGAAGATCACCTTCTTCAAACTCTTCCTGTCCATGTACCTGGTTACTGTCCTGGAaaacctgctcatcatcctggctGTCATCTctgactcccacctccacacccccatgtactacTTCCTCTCCCATCTGTCCTTTACAGACATCTGTTTAAGCACAACCATGATCCCAAAGATCCTAGTGAACATCCAAGCACAGAATCAGAGCATCACTTACACAGGCTGCATCACCCAGATCTGCTTTGTtctgacttttgtttgttgggaaaattttctccttttagtaatggcctatgaccgctatgtggctaTTTGTCACCCACTGAGGTACACAGTCATCATGAACCCTCGCCTCTGTCTTCAGCTGATTCTACTCTCCTTGTTCATCAGCATTGCGGACGCTCTGCTCCACGGTCTGATGGTGTTGCGACTGTCCTTCTGCACAGACCTGGAAATCCCCCTCTTCTTCTGTGAAGTTGTTCAGGTCATCAAACTTGCATGTTCTGACACTCTCATCAATAACACCCTGATATATTTTGTGGCTAGCTTATTTGCTGGTGTTCCTCTTTTTGGAATCATTTTCTCTTATATTCAAATTGTTTCCTCCATTTTGAAAATGTCATCATCAGGCAGAAAGTATAAAGCTTTTTCTACCTGTGGGTCTCACCTCTCAGTTGTTACCTTGTTCTATGGGACAGCTTTTGGGGTGTATATTAGTTCTGCAGTTACTGAATCTTCTAGGAAGACTGCAGTGGCTTCGttgatgtacactgtggtcactCCCGTgatgaaccccttcatctacagcctgaggaacaaaGACATGAAGGGAGCTTTGAGGAAACTCATTGGTAGGGTATCTTCTTTTCTGTGA
- the LOC113896640 gene encoding LOW QUALITY PROTEIN: olfactory receptor 7G2-like (The sequence of the model RefSeq protein was modified relative to this genomic sequence to represent the inferred CDS: inserted 1 base in 1 codon) has translation MESRNHTDVSEFLLMRLTEDPELKTIFFSLFLSMYLVTVLGNLLIILAVISDSHLHTPMYFFLSNLSFTDICLSTTMIPKILVNVQTQNQSITYTGCLTQICFALIFVSCENFLLGAMAYDRYVAICHPLRYTVIMTPHLCAVLILISLXVSIVDALLHSLLVLRLSFCTDLEISLFFCEAVQVIKLACSDTLINNIVLYFAVSILGGIPLSGLLFSYTQIVSSILRMPSSSRKYKASSTCGSHLSVVSLFYGTGFGLYICSAISEFSGKTAVTSLMYTVVTPMMNPFIYSLRNRDMKGALRKLIGSVASFL, from the exons ATGGAATCCAGAAATCACACAGATGTTTCAGAATTCCTTCTCATGAGACTGACAGAGGACCCAGAACTGAAGACCATTTTCTTCAGCCTGTTCCTGTCCATGTACCTGGTCACTGTCCTGggaaacctgctcatcatcctggctGTCATCTctgactcccacctccacacccccatgtacttcttcctctccaatctGTCCTTTACTGATATCTGTTTAAGCACAACCATGATCCCAAAGATTCTAGTGAATGTCCAAACACAGAATCAGAGCATCACTTACACAGGCTGTCTCACCCAGATCTGCTTTGCCCTGATTTTTGTTAGTTGTGAAAATTTTCTCCTTGGAgcaatggcctatgaccgctatgtggccatttgTCACCCCCTGAGATACACTGTCATAATGACCCCCcacctgtgtgctgtgctgattCTCATCTCAT CTGTCAGCATCGTGGACGCCCTGCTCCACAGTCTGTTGGTGTTGCGACTGTCCTTCTGCACCGACTTGGaaatctctctcttcttctgtgaAGCTGTTCAGGTCATCAAGCTTGCCTGCTCTGACACCCTCATTAATAATATTGTCTTGTATTTTGCAGTTAGCATATTAGGTGGCATTCCTCTTTCTGGACTCCTTTTCTCTTATACTCaaattgtttcctctattttgaGAATGCCATCATCAAGCAGAAAGTATAAAGCTTCTTCTACCTGTGGGTCTCACCTCTCAGTTGTTTCCTTGTTCTATGGAACAGGTTTTGGACTGTATATTTGTTCTGCCATTTCTGAGTTCTCTGGGAAAACTGCAGTGACTTCAttgatgtacactgtggtcactCCCATGATGAACCCCTTCATCTATAGCCTGAGAAACAGAGACATGAAAGGAGCTTTGAGGAAACTCATTGGTAGTGTAGCTTCTTTTCTGTGA